The Heliorestis convoluta genome includes the window CTCACCCCCAGGCGCTGGCCCAATGTCGACCTTTTCTAGAGAAAAAATTACCAGGTGCAACTTTGATTCCTACTTTATCGACGGCCGAAGGTGCGCAAAAAGTAACTACAATGCAAGGAGATGAAAAGAAGTATTCCGCAGCCATAGCTTCTGCCTTTGCAGCTTCTCGTCATGACTTGCAGGTGGCCAACTTCTCTATTCAAAGTCATGATAATAACAAAACGCGCTTCTTGGTCATGAGCCGCCAACTTACAGAGCCAACAGGAGACGACAAGACGTCGCTTGTCTGTGCACTGCCACAAGATCGACCCGGTGGACTGTACAGTATCTTAAAAGAGTTTGCAGAAAGACAGATTAATTTGACTCGCATTGAATCAAGACCAACCAAGCAAGAGTTGGGACACTACCTCTTTTATATTGATTGTGTAGGTCACCAACGAGATCCCAGGGTTGCAGAAGCTTTAAAGGCTATCGGTAAGAATTCGATTCTGACACGCATACTAGGCAGTTACAAAAAGGGAGCGGTACAAGAATGAGCAGCCTTTTTTCCCAGCAGGACCAGCACTGTTCCTTTCAAAGAATTGCTATTATCGGTATGGGCTTAATCGGTGGCTCTATGGGGATGGCCTTACGACAAGGTAACATGGCAACAGAAGTGGTTGGTTGTGATCGTAATGAAGAAAGTTTAGCCCTAGCTCTTACAACCCAAGCGGCCCATCGTGTAGAAAAAGAAATTGCCAGAGCTGTCGAAGGGGCAGACTTGATCATATTAGCTACGCCAGTACGGACCTATCCGAAAATCCTAGATGCCATGAAAAAGCACTTAGAACCGGGTGCCATTGTAACAGATGTTGGTTCTACCAAAAGTTGGGTTGTACAAGAACTTGAGTCGATGTTAGGTGAGAAAAACCCTTTTGTCGGTGGACATCCGATGGCTGGTTCAGAAAAAAAAGGCATCGAAGGAGCCGATCGCTATCTCTTAGAAAATGCAGTCTATGTGCTTACGCCAAGTGAGCGAACAGATCGCAATGCATTAAAAAAAGTAGAGAAAATGGTGCAATCTTTAGGTGCTCGCACTTTAGAACTTTCGCCGGAAGAACACGATACCATGGTGGCTATGGTCAGCCACCTCCCTCACATGGTTGCCGTTGCACTTGTTGATACACTGGGAGAAGTGACAAAAACTCAACCTGAAGTGACCATGCTGGCCGCCGGTGGTTTCAGAGATACGACAAGAATCGCGGCCGGAGACCCGCAGATGTGGTTCGACATAGCTTGTACCAATCGCAAGCATTTGGTAGAAAAAATCGAGCACTTCCAAAGGCTTTTGACGCAATTAAAAGATGAAATCA containing:
- a CDS encoding prephenate dehydrogenase; translation: MSSLFSQQDQHCSFQRIAIIGMGLIGGSMGMALRQGNMATEVVGCDRNEESLALALTTQAAHRVEKEIARAVEGADLIILATPVRTYPKILDAMKKHLEPGAIVTDVGSTKSWVVQELESMLGEKNPFVGGHPMAGSEKKGIEGADRYLLENAVYVLTPSERTDRNALKKVEKMVQSLGARTLELSPEEHDTMVAMVSHLPHMVAVALVDTLGEVTKTQPEVTMLAAGGFRDTTRIAAGDPQMWFDIACTNRKHLVEKIEHFQRLLTQLKDEIIACGPSSSNVKNEGLSQSPQEPLKGRLHRARELRLTIPGKAKGLLPGIHEVVVTVPDRPGMIGHIARLLGDEEVNIADIEILRVREGHGGTIRVGFYKEEEAEKALQILSQDGIIVKRW